In one window of Xiphophorus hellerii strain 12219 chromosome 23, Xiphophorus_hellerii-4.1, whole genome shotgun sequence DNA:
- the rab33a gene encoding ras-related protein Rab-33A, which produces MTKDSPEEETRAPGGVGVGGGGGGGVGAGRGASRRNRADDNVTILTSSMDFYPAGRSRASSSSDAAPSLTSSLDTSIQTRIFKIIVIGDSNVGKTCLTFRFTGGSFPDKTEATIGVDFREKAVEIEGETIKVQVWDTAGQERFRKSMVEHYYRNVHAVVFVYDVTKMASFRNLQTWIEECNGHRVSASVPRVLVGNKCDLVDQIQVPSNMALKFADSHNMLLFETSAKDPKESQNVDSIFMSLACRLKAQKSLLYRDVEREDGRVRLTQETEAKTNCPC; this is translated from the exons ATGACCAAGGATTCCCCGGAGGAGGAGACCCGAGCTCCGGGCGGTGTCGGCgtcggaggaggaggaggaggaggagtgggcGCGGGGAGAGGAGCATCCAGAAGGAACCGAGCGGACGACAATGTCACCATCCTGACATCCTCCATGGATTTCTACCCAGCCGGCCGGAGTcgagccagcagcagcagcgacgCCGCCCCGAGCCTCACCTCCTCCCTGGACACGAGCATCCAGACGCGGATCTTTAAGATCATCGTCATCGGGGACTCCAACGTGGGGAAGACGTGCCTCACCTTCCGCTTCACGGGGGGCAGCTTCCCCGACAAGACCGAGGCCACGATCGGCGTGGACTTCAGGGAGAAGGCGGTGGAGATCGAAGGGGAGACCATCAAG GTGCAGGTGTGGGACACGGCAGGTCAGGAACGCTTTCGCAAATCCATGGTGGAACACTATTACCGCAACGTCCACGCCGTGGTGTTTGTTTATGACGTAACCAAAATGGCTTCCTTCCGCAACCTGCAGACATGGATAGAG GAGTGCAATGGCCATCGGGTGTCAGCGTCAGTGCCTCGAGTTCTGGTGGGAAATAAATGCGACCTGGTGGATCAAATCCAG GTTCCCTCTAACATGGCATTGAAGTTCGCGGACTCCCACAACATGCTGCTGTTCGAGACATCGGCGAAGGACCCAAAGGAGAGTCAGAATGTCGACTCCATCTTCATGTCGCTGGCCTGCCGCCTGAAGGCCCAGAAGTCCCTGCTCTACAGGGACGTGGAGCGGGAAGACGGGAGAGTGAGACTCACACAGGAGACGGAAGCAAAGACTAACTGTCCGTGTTGA